Within the SAR202 cluster bacterium genome, the region CATACAACATGATCGGCGACGAGATCGAGCCCTCTGCAGACGGCAGCGAGAACGGGAACAGGGGCCACACCTAGAGACGCGGCTCAGGGCCGCTGCAGCTTCTCCACGCCCAACTCTTCGCAGATCCTGTCGAACCACTCCACCACCTCAAGGTGCAACGGAATGCCATTTGCGCGACGCTCGAGCTCGGTCTCGAACTCCGGCAGGCCCGGATAGAACACACGGTCATGACCGGGGGCCGGCCTCGTCTCCCTGAGCGTCTTCAGCCTCCTGTCCATGTCTGTCTTGAACTTATCCACGTCCGTGAACGCTGCGATGTTGAACGCCGCGAAGAAGTGGCCGCCTGATGGGCTATCGGTGAACGGGAAGTTGAGAAAGCCCGCGAGCGTTTCCACCATCATGTTCAGCCCGTAACCCTTGTGGGACCCCATCTCCCTTGTGGAGCCCAGCAGCAGCTTGTAGTACTTGCCCGATGGCACCGGGACTTCTTTCATGATCGGGACACCGTTTTCGTCCGCTATCCACCCCGGCATCATTTTTGCGCCGAGCCTGCGCGCGATATTGATCTTGTTGCTCGGCACCTGCGATGTTGCTGCGTCGAACATCAGAGGCGCCTCGTTGCGGGCGGGAGCGGCGAAGGAGATGGGGTTCGTGCCAAGCCTCGGCTCTGCGCCGAAGGTAGGCAGAACGCCGCCTCCCCAGTTAGTGGCGGACATACCCACCATATCTTGCTTTGCGGCAAGCATTGCGTGGTAACCGACTCCCCCTGCGTGCCCGCAGTTAAAGACAGTGACCGCCGCGACGCCGGTGGTTCGGGCCTTCTCGATCGCCATCTCCATCGCCCGCGGCCCGACGACGCTGCCGTGTCCCTTATCGCCGTCGATGACGGCGGAGCCGGGGAATTCCCTTACGATTCTCACGTTCGGGCGCGGATTGATGTGGCCGGTTCGAAGGCTCTGTATGTAGCCGCGCAGCTCATTGGAGACGCCGTGGGACTCGTTTCCCCAGAGGTCCGTCGTGACGATCACGTCCGTGGCAAGAGCGGCGTCTTCCGGAGGCATTCCGGTCTTCAGATAGAGCGCGTTGATGGTCGCCCGAAACGACCGCTCCGGGATACGGACCTGGATTTCTTCAGGGACTTTGAAGCGCTCAAGCATTGGGACCGGACTCCTGGAGTACATCATTTTCGAGGAACCGCTCGATCATGGAGACCACCCGGGCGGGTACCTGGAGCTGGAGGAAGTGACCGGAGTCGAGCGTCTGCCCGGTTACGAGCCCTGGGCAAAGGCGGCTAAGACGGTCCAGGTCGGTCATGTGACCGCCGGCGGACGCGACGGCAAGGACTGGCACGCTTACGGGCGGCGTTGTGGCGGCGGAGGCGCTCCGGCTTAGTAGCATGTGTTCCATTGCCGAAGCGATAACATGCTGCGGCCGGGAGCTCATCCCTTCGACGATTCGCGCCTGCATATCGGCGTCGTCTGTCGGCAAGAACATCCCGCGCACGTGGTCTTTGACGAGCTCGCGGTACTCCGGCGCGTGGAACCGGCGGCGTAGTGGACGCATTGCGCGGACGCGTAAGTCGTCCATCGCAAGAGGAGAATCGAGCGCGACTATAGCCCGGGCCAGTCCTGGGTGGCGCGCGGCGGCTTCGTACGCGACAACGCCGCCCATGCTGTGGCCTATGATCACGGGCGAGCGAATGCCTAGCCGGTCGCACAGCCATGCCACATCGTCTGCGAAGCCGTCGATCGTGTAGTCCTGGGCGGGGCAGTCGCTCTCTCCGTGGCCACGGAGGTCGACCGACACGACCCTGTAGCGAGCGGCGAAGTGCCTGAACAGCGGGGCCATGTAGGTGTGGTCGCACGCCCAGCCGTGAACGAGCACGAGCGCCCCGATGGGCTCCGGGGCGCTCGATTCTTCGAATGCAAGGTCTACGTCGCGTAGCAGCTTGCGCATACGGCGCTCCGTCACGCCTTGGGCGTCGCCTTGATCTCGATCTTCTTGATCGTGGGCGCCGCGACGGGGCTGGACTTCTCGCCGCCCGGCCCGGCGGTCACGGGCGTGTTGGCAAGATCGTCGATGACCTTAGTGCCGTCCTTTGCCCGGCCGAAGATCGTGTAGTTCTTGGGAAGGCCGGCGTCCTTGGCGTGGACGATGAAGAACTGGCTGCCGTTCGTGTTCGGGCCGGCGTTTGCCATCGCGAGCGTGCCTGCAACGTAGTTGCGCTTGACGGGCTCGTCCTTGAACCGGTAGCCGGGTCCGCCGCGGCCGGACCCTTCGGGGTCGCCGCTCTGGACCATGAAGCCCTTGATTATGCGGTGAAAGATGACGCCGTTGTAGAATCCGTCCCTGGCAAGAAAGACGAAGTTATTTACCGTGACCGGCGCTTCGTCCGCGAACAGGTCGAAGGTAATTGTGCCCTTCGACGTCTCGATGACGGCGGTGTAGGTCTCCTTGGCGGGATCGATGACCATCGCTGGGGGGCCCTTGTAGATCTTGATGGCGGTAGCTCCTGAGAAGATGTTCGGGACTATGGTACATGGGGAATTGGGGAAGGTCAAAGCGGGAAATGGGAGAATGCGATAGGGTGAGCGAT harbors:
- a CDS encoding Ldh family oxidoreductase, which gives rise to MMYSRSPVPMLERFKVPEEIQVRIPERSFRATINALYLKTGMPPEDAALATDVIVTTDLWGNESHGVSNELRGYIQSLRTGHINPRPNVRIVREFPGSAVIDGDKGHGSVVGPRAMEMAIEKARTTGVAAVTVFNCGHAGGVGYHAMLAAKQDMVGMSATNWGGGVLPTFGAEPRLGTNPISFAAPARNEAPLMFDAATSQVPSNKINIARRLGAKMMPGWIADENGVPIMKEVPVPSGKYYKLLLGSTREMGSHKGYGLNMMVETLAGFLNFPFTDSPSGGHFFAAFNIAAFTDVDKFKTDMDRRLKTLRETRPAPGHDRVFYPGLPEFETELERRANGIPLHLEVVEWFDRICEELGVEKLQRP
- a CDS encoding alpha/beta hydrolase — encoded protein: MRKLLRDVDLAFEESSAPEPIGALVLVHGWACDHTYMAPLFRHFAARYRVVSVDLRGHGESDCPAQDYTIDGFADDVAWLCDRLGIRSPVIIGHSMGGVVAYEAAARHPGLARAIVALDSPLAMDDLRVRAMRPLRRRFHAPEYRELVKDHVRGMFLPTDDADMQARIVEGMSSRPQHVIASAMEHMLLSRSASAATTPPVSVPVLAVASAGGHMTDLDRLSRLCPGLVTGQTLDSGHFLQLQVPARVVSMIERFLENDVLQESGPNA
- a CDS encoding peptidylprolyl isomerase, which produces MVIDPAKETYTAVIETSKGTITFDLFADEAPVTVNNFVFLARDGFYNGVIFHRIIKGFMVQSGDPEGSGRGGPGYRFKDEPVKRNYVAGTLAMANAGPNTNGSQFFIVHAKDAGLPKNYTIFGRAKDGTKVIDDLANTPVTAGPGGEKSSPVAAPTIKKIEIKATPKA